In one window of Juglans regia cultivar Chandler chromosome 3, Walnut 2.0, whole genome shotgun sequence DNA:
- the LOC108987823 gene encoding L-ascorbate oxidase homolog, translated as MGETKFVLLLCFFAAAISTIRAEDPYLFFTWNVSYGTIAPLGVPQQGILINGQFPGPNINSTTNNNVVVNVFNNLDEPFLLTWSGIQHRKNSWQDGTLGTMCPIPPKTNYTYHFQVKDQIGSYIYYATTAMHRAAGAFGGLRVNSRLLIPVPYADPEDDYTVLIGDWYTKSHSTLRKFLDGGRALGRPDGVLINGKSAKGDGKDKPLFSMKPGKTYKYRICNVGLKNSLNFRIQGHTMKLVEMEGSHTVQNTYQSLDVHVGQCFSVLVTADQKPKDYLMVASTRFTKSVLTGKGLISYTNGKGPASPEIPEAPVGWAWSLNQFRTFRWNLTSSAARPNPQGSYHYGAINITRTIKLVNTASKVDGKLRYAVNGISHIDPLTPLKLAEYYRATEKVFKYDIISDSPPAKDADKVTMAPNVLNMTFRNFVEIIFENHEKSIQSWHLDGYSFFAVAIEPGRWNPERRKNYNLLDAVSRHTVQVFPKSWAAILLTFDNAGMWNIRSELAERRYLGQQLYASILSPARSLRDEYNIPDNSLLCGVVKGMPKPPPYSI; from the exons ATGGGAGAAACGAAGTTTGTGTTGCTGTTGTGCTTCTTTGCCGCGGCAATTTCTACGATCAGGGCTGAGGATCCTTACCTCTTCTTCACATGGAACGTCAGCTATGGGACCATTGCTCCACTTGGAGTCCCCCAACAAGGCATTCTCATAAACGGTCAATTTCCGGGACCCAATATCAACTCCACAACCAACAACAACGTCGTCGTCAATGTCTTCAATAACCTAGACGAGCCATTTCTGTTGACATG GAGCGGCATCCAGCACAGGAAAAACTCCTGGCAAGACGGAACGCTTGGAACTATGTGCCCCATTCCCCCCAAGACAAACTACACCTATCACTTCCAAGTGAAGGACCAAATCGGAAGCTACATCTACTATGCCACCACCGCCATGCACAGGGCAGCTGGTGCCTTCGGTGGCCTACGCGTAAATAGTCGCTTACTCATTCCTGTCCCGTATGCCGATCCTGAGGATGATTACACCGTCCTTATTGGCGACTGGTACACTAAGAGCCACTCCACCCTTAGAAAATTCTTGGATGGTGGCCGTGCCCTTGGTAGGCCAGACGGTGTCCTTATCAATGGAAAATCTGCTAAGGGCGATGGCAAGGACAAGCCTTTGTTCAGCATGAAGCCTGGTAAGACCTACAAATACAGAATTTGCAATGTTGGTCTCAAGAACTCCCTTAACTTCAGAATCCAAGGCCATACCATGAAGTTGGTCGAGATGGAGGGCTCCCACACAGTCCAAAACACGTACCAATCTCTCGACGTGCACGTGGGGCAATGTTTCTCAGTTCTTGTCACTGCGGACCAAAAGCCGAAGGACTACTTAATGGTGGCCTCCACTCGGTTCACCAAGAGCGTGCTTACTGGCAAGGGTCTCATCAGCTATACCAATGGCAAGGGCCCAGCCTCACCTGAAATCCCTGAGGCCCCTGTCGGTTGGGCCTGGTCTCTCAATCAATTCCGGACCTTCCGTTGGAACCTTACTTCCAGTGCTGCCAGGCCTAACCCTCAAGGCTCATACCATTACGGTGCCATTAACATTACCCGCACTATCAAGCTCGTGAACACAGCTAGCAAGGTTGACGGTAAGCTTCGTTATGCTGTCAATGGCATCTCCCACATTGACCCTCTCACCCCACTAAAGCTAGCCGAGTACTATAGAGCCACAGAAAAGGTCTTCAAATATGACATCATCTCTGATAGCCCACCAGCTAAAGATGCAGACAAAGTCACTATGGCACCGAATGTCTTGAACATGACCTTCCGCAACTTCGTCGAGATCATCTTTGAGAACCATGAGAAGAGCATACAGTCTTGGCATTTGGATGGGTATTCCTTCTTCGCAGTCGC cattGAGCCTGGGAGATGGAACCCAGAACGCCGGAAGAACTACAATCTTTTGGACGCTGTAAGCAGGCACACTGTCCAGGTTTTTCCCAAATCATGGGCAGCCATCCTCTTGACATTTGATAATGCTGGAATGTGGAACATAAGATCCGAGCTGGCGGAGAGGCGTTACCTGGGACAACAGCTCTATGCTAGCATTTTGTCTCCTGCACGCTCCCTTAGGGACGAGTACAATATTCCGGACAATTCCTTGCTCTGTGGTGTTGTCAAGGGTATGCCCAAGCCCCCACCGTACAGCATCTAA